CCAGCGGGCAATCGCCAAGCAACCGATCACGGTATTCGGTGACGGTGGGCAGACCCGCGATTTCGTCTATGTGCAGGACCTGGTGAGCATTCTCGTGCAGGCCGTGCAAACCCCCGAGGCTACTCCGGGTGCGGTCAATGTCGGCTTCAGCCGCGCGACCAGCTTGAACGACCTGATCAGCGAACTGGGTGGCGCCACCGGCACTGCGCTGACGGTGACGCATCAGGCGCAGCGCCAGGGTGATATTCGTCATTCCCGCGCTGACAACACGCGTCTGCTGCAACGCTTTGAACTCTCGACGCCGACCTCCGTGGGCCAGGGGTTGGCGCAGCTACTTCGCAGCTTGTAACCCGTCGGTCTCCCGGTTCGACCTTAGCGCCGTCTCAGTTTCAGTCATTTCAAGAGTGCATTATGGAAATCGTTTTTCGCGGGACGCGTGTCCGTGCAATAGCCGAGCGGCTGCTGGCCGCTTTTGCGTTGTTCGTTGGCGGGTCCACGGTGCAGGCCGCGACGTTGCCGCAGCCGGCCAGCGTGGCCTTTTGGTACGCCGACCAACCACCCCTGGCGGAGTTGGCGCAGTTTGACTGGGCGGTGGTCGAGCCTGGCCACATGACGCCTGCCGACGTCAAAACCCTGCGTACGCTGGGCAGCGAGCCCTTTGCCTATCTGTCGGTGGGCGAATTTGACGGTAACAAAGCCGAGCTCGCCAAAGCCGGCTTGAGCAAAGCGGTGTCCCCGGTGCGTAACGATGCCTGGAACAGCCAGGTCATGGACCTCACCACTCAAGCCTGGCGCGAGCACTTGTTCGCACGCGCCAAAGACCTGGAAGCCCAGGGTTATGGCGGCGTGTTCCTCGACACCCTCGACAGTTTCCAGCTGCTGCCCCAAGCCCAGCAGGAAGCCCAGCGCGTAGGCCTGGCCAATTTGCTGCGTGACTTGCACAAGCGTCAGCCAAAATTGAAGCTGTTCTTCAATCGCGGTTTCGAAGTCTTGCCTGAGTTGGACGGTGTCGCCGCCGCCGTGGCGGTCGAGTCGATTCACGCAGGCTGGGACGCCTCCGCCAAGCGTTATCGCCCGGTCTCGGAGTCCGATCGCCAGTGGCTTGAAACCCATCTGCAACCGCTACGTGCCAAAGGCATCCCGCTGGTAGCGATCGATTACCTGCCGCCCGAGCGCCGCGAAGAAGCGCGCAAGCTGGCCAAGCGTCTGCGCGACGAAGGCTTCATTCCGTATATCAGCACGCCTGATCTGAACACCATGGGCATCAGCAGCATCGAAGTCCAGCCACGCCGTATCGCGCTGCTTTTCGACCCGCGCGAAGGCGCGCTGGAAGATGCCGCCGGCCATACCGAACTTGGCGGCTTGCTGGAATACCTGGGCTATCGCGTCGACTACTTCCCGGCTGACAGCAACCTTCCGCGCTACAGCTTCGGCGGCCTGTACGCCGGCGTTGTGACCTGGATGACCAGCGGCCCGCCGCAGGACCCTGCCGCGTTCAATCGCTTCATCAATGCGCGCCTGGACGAACAAGTGCCCGTCGCGTTTTTCAGCGGCCTGCCGATTGAAGACAAGTTGCTGCTCAAACGCCTGGGCCTCAAGCGCGATGCACCGCCGGCCACACAGGTGGTGAGCGTCACTCACCAGGACAAAGCCCTGGTAGGCGCATTCGAAGCGCCGGTGGTGCCGCGTTCGCGTGACCTCACCGCCGTGTCGGTCATGCCCAACGGCCCGACTGCCGCGCTGTCGCTGACCGGCGCCAACGGTGACGTGTTCACCCCGGTGGTCGTGGGCAAGTGGGGCGGCCTGGCACTCGCCCCTTATCTGCTGGAAAGCAACAACGAGCGCAGCCGCTGGATCCTTGATCCCTTTGCTTTTTTGCAGGCCAGCCTGCACCTGCCAAGCCAGCCGCGCCCGGACGCCACCACCGAAAACGGCCGCCGCATCGCCACCGTGCACATCGACGGCGACGGTTTCCCTTCCCGCGCTGAAGTGCGCGGCACGCCTTACGCCGGGCGTCACACGCTGGATGACTACATCAAGCCCAACCCGTTCCTGACTTCGGTGTCGATCATCGAAGCCGAGATTTCGCCGCGCGGCGCGTTCCCTTTCCTGGCCCGTGAGCTGGAGCCGATTGCGCGCGAAATCTTCGCCAACCCGAAAGTTGAAGTCGCCACGCACACCTTCAGCCACCCGTTTTTCATGCAGCCGGACAAAGCCAAGAAGCGCGAAAACTTCAGCCCGGAATACGGCATGAACATGAAGGTGCCGGGCTACGACAAAATCGATTTTCGCCGCGAAATCTTCGGCTCGCGCGACTACATCAACCAGAACCTGACCACCCCGCAAAAGCCGGTGAAGCTGGTGTTCTGGCCCGGTGACGCGCTGCCTTCGTCCGACACCATCAAGTTGGCCTACGACGCCGGCCTGAAAAACGTCAACGGCGCCGAAACCATCATGACCAACGCCAATCCTTCGCTGACCGGCCTCAACCCACTGCTGCGCCCGACGCCAGGCGGCTTGCAATACTACGCGCCGATCATCAACGAGAACCTCTACACCAACCTGTGGAAGGGCCCGTACTACGGCTTCCGCGAGTTGATCGAGACCTTCGAACTCACTGACAGCCCGCGCCGTCTGCGTGGCCTGCACCTTTATTACCACTTCTATTCCAGCACCAAGCAGGCATCGATCAAGGCCATGCACGAGATCTACGGCTACATGCGTGAGCAACAGCCGATGTCGTTGTGGATGAGCGACTACCTCGACCGTCTGCATGGCCTGTACCAGGCGAGCCTGGCCCGCACCGCCGATGGCGCCTGGCAGATCCGCGGCATGGACGCGCTGCGTACC
Above is a genomic segment from Pseudomonas azadiae containing:
- a CDS encoding bifunctional glycoside hydrolase 114/ polysaccharide deacetylase family protein, which gives rise to MEIVFRGTRVRAIAERLLAAFALFVGGSTVQAATLPQPASVAFWYADQPPLAELAQFDWAVVEPGHMTPADVKTLRTLGSEPFAYLSVGEFDGNKAELAKAGLSKAVSPVRNDAWNSQVMDLTTQAWREHLFARAKDLEAQGYGGVFLDTLDSFQLLPQAQQEAQRVGLANLLRDLHKRQPKLKLFFNRGFEVLPELDGVAAAVAVESIHAGWDASAKRYRPVSESDRQWLETHLQPLRAKGIPLVAIDYLPPERREEARKLAKRLRDEGFIPYISTPDLNTMGISSIEVQPRRIALLFDPREGALEDAAGHTELGGLLEYLGYRVDYFPADSNLPRYSFGGLYAGVVTWMTSGPPQDPAAFNRFINARLDEQVPVAFFSGLPIEDKLLLKRLGLKRDAPPATQVVSVTHQDKALVGAFEAPVVPRSRDLTAVSVMPNGPTAALSLTGANGDVFTPVVVGKWGGLALAPYLLESNNERSRWILDPFAFLQASLHLPSQPRPDATTENGRRIATVHIDGDGFPSRAEVRGTPYAGRHTLDDYIKPNPFLTSVSIIEAEISPRGAFPFLARELEPIAREIFANPKVEVATHTFSHPFFMQPDKAKKRENFSPEYGMNMKVPGYDKIDFRREIFGSRDYINQNLTTPQKPVKLVFWPGDALPSSDTIKLAYDAGLKNVNGAETIMTNANPSLTGLNPLLRPTPGGLQYYAPIINENLYTNLWKGPYYGFRELIETFELTDSPRRLRGLHLYYHFYSSTKQASIKAMHEIYGYMREQQPMSLWMSDYLDRLHGLYQASLARTADGAWQIRGMDALRTVRLDAQMGWPDLLQSQGIAGVRDLPQGRYVALSSDNALLVLRPDRDPRPALEEANVPLLDWRYLDERRVSFAFAGQFDLTFSVRSASACRVEVDGQRFAGKASAGLWTFQLPMKQVSNGQLLCN